The genome window CGTTACATCCCCACATCTTCCCCGCGATTTCTTATAAAGAACAGGTTTGAATCGGTCCGAAAAGTCTGGGGATCGACTAACACGCGGAATTTCAGTGCTTTCGTTTCGGAATAGATGTTGAATTTTCACGGCAAGGACGGATCATGATGTTGTGGAAGTAGGTAGTATGAGCATATATATCGTGGGATCGCGCGGGCTGTTTTGCTCGTTAGTTCTGTGTCTCAGTCGCCCATCATGACACCCTCACACGCTGTGATACAATTCCTCTTTGCGTCTCTGGCTGTCGGCCAGCAGATATATCTTGATGCCAAGGGTCCTACTGAGCGTCCTCAATGCAAGGCTACAAAGACACATGAGCCGAAATATACACATACACCGTTTAGCTATACCCTCTCTGAGACTGTGAGATACGCTACTTCGGTGCCATCTCCTACTACAACAACTACATACGCCAATCCACCAGAGTCCCTCATCTCTCTCGTGCCCTCACTGTCATTCACAACCTGGGGAAAATGGGATCCAAATGCTACCACAAAGGCCTCTGATATAGATGATCCTTATGGACGAGCCGCATGGACTGCTCTCTGGGAACATGCAAACCCTCCCAACTTCACTGAGACGGGAATCTTCAGCACAACTGTATCTCCCACTCCCATTCCCAGTAGTGAACTAGTCCTCCCTCCTCGGGATTACTTTGGTCCATCGGATTGCTACAACTTCCCCAAGAACTTCAGCTTCGGAGTAGCCAGTTCTGCGAGTCAAATCGAGGGCGCTACTGCAGAAGAGGGCAAGGCGCCTTCTCTCATGGATATTCTCGTCCAAGATGGTCGTGTCAAGGATTATGTCACGAATGAGCACTATTACTACTACAAGCAAGACATTGAGCGCGTTGCTGCGATGGGCGCTAAGCATTTCTCGTTCAGTATTGCGTGGACACGAATCCTGCCTTTTGCTCTGCCTGGAACGCCTGTTAATCAGGAGGGCATTGACCATTACAACGATGTGATCAATTTTATCCTCGAGAAGGGCATGACTCCTGAGGTTACGCTGCTTCACTTCGATACGCCCCTTCAGTTCTTTGGCAGCAATCTCACCAAAGCTGCTGATCGACCTGAGATTGGATACGTCAATGGTGGTTATCAGAATGAGACTTTTCAAGATGCCTTTGTTCACTACGCAAAGGTTGCTATGGCGCACTATGCTGATCGTGTACCTGTCTGGTTCACCTTCAACGAGCCTCTACTCTACTCATACAATGCTCTGTCCATCAACAATGTTGTCAAGGCCCATGCGCGAGTTTATCACTGGTAcaaggaggagcttggtggaaagggaaagattgcgctcaagttcaacaacAACTTTGGTGTACCCCGAGATCCCAAGAGCGAAGCTGATGTCTACGCTGCGGATCATTTCAACTCTATTCAACTGGGATCTTTCTGCAATCCGATTTACCTGGGCGAGGACTATCCCGAGTCATTCAAGAAGACTTTCGATGATTACGTGCCCCTAAGTGAGGATGATCTCAAGTACATTGGCGGTACCGCAGATTTCCTGGGTATTGATCCATACACTGCTACAGTCATCGCGCCACCCATCCCAAACGAAAAGGACAGTATCCTCGAATGCGCCTCAaactcatcctcaaccttcCGTCCTTACTGCGTCAACCAAACCACCACAACCGTCAACGGGTGGAACATCGGCTACCGCTCCCAAAGCTACGTGTACATAACACCAACCTACCTGCGCAGCTATCTCAACTACCTGCACAACACATGGAAGACCCCCGTCGCTCTCACAGAGTTTGGTTTCCCCGTCTACGGCGAAGCTGAAAAGGATCTGTCTGACCAACTGTTTGATACGCCAAGGAGTATTTACTACTTGAGTTTCTTGTCTGAGACGCTCAAGGCGATTTGGGAGGATGGTGTCGAGGTTGTTGGAGCGTATGCGTGGAGCTTTGCGGATAATTGGGAGTTTGGGGATTATGATCAGCATTTTGGAATACAGACTGTTAATAGGACGACGCAGGAGAGGAGGTATAAGAAGAGTTTCTTCGATATGGTGGATTTTATGAAGGCGCGTGGTGTGGAGTGAACCGACTAGGAGGATTGTATCTAGCTGAATCATAAGTTAATTGCTCGATCATGCCTTGATTGTGTGATGTTTGACTTACAAATAGTTTTCATCACCGATCCCTTCATTCACGGCTGCTCGCCCGTTTGGAGCATGAGAACCACTCAAGATACGATGGTGATATAAGGGGGAATCCTATCGACGAGAGAGCGTACCACCTCCAAGTCTCCCTTATTGTCAAGCCAGTATTCTACCCTCCACGTAGACGAAGAATCGATCGAGTCTCGGATCATCTCTAGCCATGCAGAGACTGTGGAACGAAGTTGTTGATGCCTCGGCCGTTAAAGGGAGACTCTCGTCCATCAACTTCGTAGCTTATGTGAGTGAGATGTCTCAAGCAAATAGAACGAGAATGTTCCTCAGAGGCATACAAGATGATTGGACGAGGAGTTACCAGTCTCGTAAGATGTCTATCTCAAATGCTTAGGTACTGTTCATCCAGCCTCTTCGTACCTTGGATACCCCGTTGTAGAGCCTCGAAGCGTTGCCGTGAACCTGACCTTACCTTGCTGAACTCCGTGTGAGTCATGGCCACCCGATAGCATTCTTTCTAGACCCCTTCATCTTGCTGCGGTGAGTCCTACGATCATCCCCTTGTTCTCTTACCTTCACTGCCAAGACATTCTCCTGAACCGTCGTTTTACTCAACCCGACTTTCGGCACTCACGGGCTCTTCACAACTCCTCATTCGCCACTACACAATACATCATGATTTATCCTCCCTCAAAGCATAGACCACGCAAGCATTTATCATTTACCGCCCTCAATCCCAACTTACGATAAATTCTCTAGCGTAGCAACGAATGCATGATCCGTGGATCTCCCCAGACGGCTATAACGTAATACTTCCCCAGGATCAACTGGGGCCCCGGATTTCAGCCCAAGTCTTGGCTTTTGAGGGGTATTGGAGCATCGTTACAGTAGATTCTTTTAATTTGGTATGCAGTAGTGTTGAGGAGACGCGCAAGTATTCACCTTGATATCTCTCGGTGTGGACAAGGATGTGCACTAGTTGACCTTCGCTTGGAGTTTTGAGACATATAAACTGGGCGGCAAGGTCAAAATGTTAGTCATAGTAAGGCATCTTTTGATGAGTTTAGTATAGTTATTGTCTTAAGGGTTAGTTATTTGTCTGTTTAACGTACGATAATCCTAACGAGGAGTCGTAGGCTGCGGGATCTGGCCTCTGAATGCTGTAAGGTGACCCGCAAGGCGTTCAAGATTGACGATAGCTGCAAGGATGTTCGGATCCGATTTGATTGACGTTGAATAAGCGACTGTGGCACCTCTGGGGGCAAAGGGAATGGTGCCAGCGTAGACGTTTACTCTGAATAATGTTGTGTTCAGCCACTTGTTGCCCGATTAGCAGACTGCCTATCCTACGCCTTACGATCACTTCAGCAGGTGTCAAGTCCTTATCTATGCTTATGATAAACCTTCAATATGTGCGGGATTCAGCCTAAGCTTGTCAGCTTTTGACAGAGCAAAGTGGGTGTGATTGAGCGCCCGAGGCTGGCTTCACGTTCCGGATCGACAGTGCATCGAGGCGTACACCAAGGCACGATTTTTCACCTCTCAATCAGCCCTCGTGTGATGAAACTCACTGTAAATGTCTCAGCCTCTTCCGAGGCTGAATAAAAGTTTGTAATAGAATGTTGGTCCTCGCCGAGCTAACTAGTCATGTCGATGCTCCCGAAAAGCCTCATGAATGTCTTTCCCCAAATCATCTGTGCagcattatcatcatcatcatctgtgcTTACTATCTATTCCCTGCCAAGCAAAACGTCTGGACCGTTCAGAAAAAGTGCGGAGAGAATCCCTGACGGCCACAATAGGAAAGTGATTCCCGCTGACGACGGGCTCTCCGCACTCTGAACTGGGGGGTCGAGTTGGGgaattagctaataataaggtaaAAGATATTGTTTTTCTCATTTAAGCATGCAGTTTAGAGTTGTTTTTCTGTCTTGGAGTTCTCGTTAGGTCTAACTAAAAACACTGACTAAAACCTGCTAAACTAACCTCTACTGGTATCTCTGTGTGCGGAGAATGACCAAATCTGTATCCCTGCCCGGTACGAGATAAAGATCATGTGAACGTGATGGTATTATTCAAGGGGTGGACACCAAAAGTACCCACTGAGAGAACAAGTCACTCAATCACAGCGCAGAGTGATCAGAGCCATCCCTGGCTATCTCTTCTCGCCCTTGTCCCCATTGTGTTTTCCCCGCAGAGAAACAGACGGCAGATACTGGTAGATAAACATTGGAGCCAAGACCGCAGTAAGACCGGGGTGGTTTGGAGGAATGGAAAGAGGAAGAGCCTATCTTTGAAGAGAAGAGCACACGAGAACTTTATTGACCTTCCTTAAGGGGAGTGGCTTGGTTTGATAGCAGTGGATACAATAGGAATCTCATTAACAAGATCCTCACTGTGACACTCCCGTAATATGGTACTAGGACGCACACAGGCAGCCATTGGAGATGTCGTACAGGATCAGGCCTCGGAGCAAAGTGCCTAAGCTTATCTCTTCCCGAGCTTCTAGAAACTACACTACAGTGAGCCTTGACCTGCGCCTTTTTTTCTCTCACTTGTTTTCTCTCTCCCTTCAGCCTCGGCGCCATAATCAAGTGCCGGGCCGATCTTTGCTAGTACGAGGTTGGCGTAACTAGAGTGATGAGACAAAACCAACGGCCAAAAAAAGCCTTCAAATCTGCCCTGCGCCCGATCAACTCACAGTCAACGAGTGATCTCAATTCTAGATGCTGTGCTGTGCAACAGCTGCAGAGAATTACAGTACAAATGCACAACTGGGGCGAGGAGGCACACACTGCACACCAACTCGCCACAATGTTACATGCAGAGATAGGATCTGACCCCATTGAGAGAACTGTTGGACCGATGATCTCTGGATTAAAGCCAACACTAAAGCACCCCCGGTTTCCAAGTTCCCACTCACAGACAAACACCCCCGGTTACGTGATTGATCTTCACAGGACGGGCGTGCGTATGTCTGACTCTGTCTGTCCGTCTAGGGTTCCATCGAGAGCATTACATGGGCTGCCACTTTGAGCATCGGGTCGTCTTGGCATTTTCTACAATGATAAAATTTGATAGCAGCCTGGTTATTCGTGTGTGGTTGAATCAGAGTAAGAGTGAGACGTATTCGGTATATAGCTGTGCTCAtccctctccttctctcctcttcttgtCCCGCCATCTTTTTTTCGTGCAACGTTGGGGAATCTAACACACAATATCGCCAAGGTCCTTGGCTTTAAGATCCCCAAAGCTTGgttcttctttggcagctTGGCCTTTTACACTTGGCAGCTTGGCCCTTTATCTCAATCCTCTTGGCTTAACCAATCATCACAATGAGCGGCGTCGAAAAGGGAAACGACGTCGAGAAGACGGATCTCGGCTACGATGCCTCTGCAGCTCCCACCAAAGACCTCGGGGTCGGTGAGGATCGTCACATTCGCGGTCTCGAGACCAGCGCTGAGACGTCGCTGCACCGTGGTCTCAAGGCCCGTCACATCACCATGATTGCTATCGGTGGTGCGATCGGTACTGGTCTTATTGTCGGCACTGGCAAGGCTTTGGCTCAAGCTGGTCCTGGTTCTGTCTTCATCTGTTATACGCTCGTTGGTTTTgtcgtcttcctcgtcatGGCTGCGCTTGGTGAGATGGCTGCTTGGCTCCCCATGTCTGCTGGTTTCACTGGTTATGCTTCTCGATTCTGTGATCCTTCGCTTGGCTTTGCGCTTGGTTGGACGTGAGTATTGTATTTCTGACATCTTAGAGGTCACGCGAGCTAACAGGTTCAGTTACTGGTTCAAATACATCATCGTCACGCCTAATCAACTCACTGCTGCTGCGTTGGTCATTCAATATTGGGTTGATCGAGACACAGTCAATCCAGGTGTCTTTATCGCCATCTTTTTAGTCACCATCTGCGTCATCAACTATTTCGGCATTCGATTCTTCGGTGAACTCGAGTTCTGGCTTTCTTCGTTCAaggtcatcgtcatcattggaatcatcctcttc of Fusarium oxysporum Fo47 chromosome I, complete sequence contains these proteins:
- a CDS encoding glycoside hydrolase superfamily, with amino-acid sequence MTPSHAVIQFLFASLAVGQQIYLDAKGPTERPQCKATKTHEPKYTHTPFSYTLSETVRYATSVPSPTTTTTYANPPESLISLVPSLSFTTWGKWDPNATTKASDIDDPYGRAAWTALWEHANPPNFTETGIFSTTVSPTPIPSSELVLPPRDYFGPSDCYNFPKNFSFGVASSASQIEGATAEEGKAPSLMDILVQDGRVKDYVTNEHYYYYKQDIERVAAMGAKHFSFSIAWTRILPFALPGTPVNQEGIDHYNDVINFILEKGMTPEVTLLHFDTPLQFFGSNLTKAADRPEIGYVNGGYQNETFQDAFVHYAKVAMAHYADRVPVWFTFNEPLLYSYNALSINNVVKAHARVYHWYKEELGGKGKIALKFNNNFGVPRDPKSEADVYAADHFNSIQLGSFCNPIYLGEDYPESFKKTFDDYVPLSEDDLKYIGGTADFLGIDPYTATVIAPPIPNEKDSILECASNSSSTFRPYCVNQTTTTVNGWNIGYRSQSYVYITPTYLRSYLNYLHNTWKTPVALTEFGFPVYGEAEKDLSDQLFDTPRSIYYLSFLSETLKAIWEDGVEVVGAYAWSFADNWEFGDYDQHFGIQTVNRTTQERRYKKSFFDMVDFMKARGVE